CTGGTCACACCCACTGCTCATCCCTGACAACCGGAAGCTCTTCGAGGCAGAGGAGCAGGACCTCTTCAAAGACATCCAGTCTCTGCCGAGAAACGCCGCCCTCAGGAAGCTCAATGACCTCATCAAGCGGGCCAGGCTGGCCAAGGTAGGCCATGGGCTCTGCGGCTGGCATCTGGGGCCAAGGTAGCCATGGGCTCTGCGGCTGGCATCTGGGGCCAAGGTAGCCATGGGCTCTGCGGCTGGCATCTGGGGCCAAGGTAGCCATGGGCTCTGCGGCTGGCATCTGGGGCCAAGGTAGCCATGGGCTCTGCGGCTGGCATCTGGGGCCAAGGTAGGCCATGGGCGCTGCAACATCACTTTATCTGTGTGTCCTATGTACCCACTGTGCAGCCTGTGACTCACTAAGGTCCTTTACTTGGGTCATCTGAGCCTGTTCTTTCTGAGGCTTATGCCTTACCTAGATCAGAGAGTGCGGAGAACATGCATACCCCTTAGAAATACCAAACAAGAAGTGACTACAGAAGAAAGGAGGACACGGCAAGTGGGATGTGCTGGCCTGCTTGGCTTCAACAAACCCCTGGGGTATATTGCAGTCTAGTGTTCTCAGCTTGGCACGGAACAGTGTGGACTTACTTGGGTAGGGAGTGACACACAGCCTCCATTCAAGCCTTCATGGAAGAACAATGCACATACAAAGAAGCATTGGTTATTTGGTATTGCTCAGTAGGCACAGGCTTCCGCCTGAGTGGAGGTCTGCGGAGCCATCCTGGTGGGATGGGATTTGGGAGGCCTCCGTAGGACATGCTGGGTAAGCTGGGACAGGAAGTAGCGAGAGAAAAGATGGTACCAGTCGGTGGCCCAGAAAGTGCTGGATGCTACCGTCCAGATCCCTGGAGGCTGCTGTCTGCACAGGCCATATAAACACCTATTCCCATTTGTGGGAGCTCAGGCGGGGCCCAGGTCCAATACCAGCTTCTGAGGCGCTTGAAGCCCAGGAACCTTAGTGGCCACTAAGCCTGCATGAGAGCTCAGAATGGCCAGAGCtaggaagtgaagatcagtgccACCAGTGGACTTAGGGGAGGAGGCTCTGCATTGTGGCTTGCCCAGATAGTCACTGGGAGGGACTGTTCCAGTAATGGCTCAGGTGACCCCTTTGAACATGAAGGTCTGACATGGAGTGGATGCTAGGGTAGTGCACCAGTCCAGACAGTTAGCAGGGTTCCCACTGACCCTTCAGCTGCTTAGACATAGTTCAGTTTCTTCAAAAAATGGACGGACTCTAAGCAGATGCCACAATGAACCCATCATCAGACTACtctggatgctgaggcaggaggatcccttgaACAGTTTGAGACTAGTCTGAACAACATAGCAAGACAtggtctcaaaacacaaaagtaGGTTCTCGCCTGGCCCCTCTCTGGAAAGGGGCTGGCCTTCAGCTCAGAAGACCTGTCCTATGAGGTACCCTGTCTCCAGGATAGCATCTCAAAGTCGGGGGTGTTTACAACTGACTGGGTCGCATAGAGTGGGAGAGATAGCCACCAAGTGCCTATGGCCACTGACACAATCCCCTCAAGGCCAGAgaaggtgcttcccagccatccCGTCCCCACTGCTGTTTGCAGTGCGGAGGCTGCTGTCCCTACACTAGATCCCAGGCCCCCACCTCTGCTCAAGGCCAGTCATGGAATATTTGGGGGTGCCTTGGTCAGGAAACCAAGGCTGATGTTTTGTCCTTTACTACTGCCAAGTATCAGCCATTGTCACTCTCAAGTACCTGGCCAGGTGGCAGCCAGCCTATGGCATTTCCCATCGTCTTTACAGGGTCCTAGGCTGGGGGGTTTTCAGTATCTCCAAAAGTCTAGACATGTATGGCCACCTTGTGAGCTGAGCAGTTCTGAGAAAGGAACTCAATGAGAATATCATGAGAATTGGCCCAGGGTCCTAGGGAACTGTCAGGCAGCACTCAACTCTCACAGCCACAGGCCTCACGCCTGGAACCTCTGGTCTCCAGTGTCCTCCTCACTGCTCTTAGCCCTCTGCCTGCTTTTCCTGGAGGGAAAGTAACTCCTTGGCTTAGGCAGACAGAGGTGTGACTGAGCTTGTATGATCTGCCTGCCATAGCTTTCTTGGAAGAACCAAGTTGCCAACCCCAGGATTGAAAAGGACTGCCCCGGGCTGAGCAGGGAGCAGTGGGTGTGTTGAGGGGAGCTCTGGATGGAATTTCCCCATCTTGAGTCATCCTGGCCTGTTTTGATGGCACATGGCATATCACTCAAGTGGGATTCTACTTGGGACTTCCCATGTACTGTACAGATATATGTCTGGCAGAGGCTCATTCACAACTTTCTATGGCTCTGCAATGTGTTGCTTTTATTATCGGGAGGGGGCAGCTCGGGGAGAAAACAGGCAGAACTGCGTTGTAGTCCACTCTCTGCAGTCCTCACATAGTTCTTGACAAACCTCTGAGCCTCCTCTGACCACAGTAGATTTGGATGCATGAGAAGGGAGTGCCTCTAAGCACCCATCTTATGACAGACTCTAGAGTCGTTGTCTCTAGAATGTCACCATGACTTGTACAAgaatgggttggagagatgactcagcagttagcaGCACTCAggctcaagtcccagcacccccaactgtctgtaactttagctccaggggatccagaaccctcacacaggcatacatgtagtcAAAACAGCAATATACAaagaagatagacagacagacagatagatagatagtttttgccaggccagtggtggcacacacctttaatcccagtacttgaaaagcagaggcaggaggatttctgagtttgaggccagcattgtcaacagagtgagttctaagacagcaagggctaccctgttttgaaaaacaaaaacaagaaggagTGTCCATCTTCTGTGCCGTGTTAGAGgcaccctttcctcccctgccCGAGCACTGAGCTTGAGGCACTGGAGGCCTTGACAGCCCTGAGGGCAGCGTGCCAAGCAAGTCCCTGATGCCCACTGCTTCCTCCCTCAGGTCCATGCCTACATCATCAGCTCCCTCAAGAAGGAGATGCCCAATGTTTTcgggaaagagagcaagaagaaagagCTGGTGAACAACCTGGGAGAGATCTACCAGAAGATCGAGCGGGAGCACCAGATCTCCTCCGGCGACTTCCCAAGCCTGCGTAAGATGCAGGTACAGTCACCAGGCCAGCCTGCCCGGGGCTGGGTACCCAGCTCTATAGAACAGGGCCTCTACAAAAGGAAGCAGCTGGGTTAGTCACCAGTTCCCTATCTGAGTCAGAGTTGACCTAGGTCGAGACACTGACACGAAAAAGGGGAATGTGGTGACTCAGCTTTGGGGTGGGGCATGGCTGTTGGTGAATCTTCATAGCCCAGCAGGGATAGTGCAGTTGTGACCTCACGCAGAGTGAGGAGCTCAGGCCTGTGGCACTAGCTCAGTAGCCTGAACTGGTAGGTGGAAGCCCCACTCCCCTGCTTGGATAGTCTAGCTCAGTCTGGAGTCTGGAAGACTGCCCCATCTAggcctctccttccttctacaCTCACAGGAACTCCTGCAGACCCAGGActtcagcaagttccaggccttgAAGCCCAAGCTGCTGGATACAGTGGATGATATGCTGGCCAACGATATAGCTCGGCTGATGGTGATGGTGCGCCAGGAGGAGTCCCTGATGCCCTCACAGGCTGTGAAGGGTGGTGCTTTTGATGGCACCATGAATGGGCCCTTTGGGCATGGCTACGGCGAGGGGGCTGGCGAGGGCATTGATGATGTTGAGTGGGTAGTTGGCAAGGACAAGCCCACCTATGATGAGATCTTCTACACACTGTCTCCTGTCAACGGCAAGATCACAGGTGCTAATGCCAAGAAGGAGATGGTGAAGTCCAAGCTGCCCAACACAGTGCTGGGGAAGATCTGGAAGTTGGCAGATGTGGACAAGGATGGCCTGCTGGATGACGAGGAGTTTGCCCTGGCCAACCACCTTATCAAGGTGAAGCTAGAGGGCCACGAGCTGCCCGCTGACCTTCCTCCACATCTCATTCCACCCTCCAAACGGAGGCACGAGTGACTTCCATGCCTGAGATACCCTACAACCCCCAGGGCTGCTGCCACTTTCTACCCACCAGCTCCTTGTCTGCCCAGGTGGGCTGGGGCCTGGAGGGGCAGAAATTGGGGGAGGGAAAGGGTCACCATTTTTCAAGGTCCATAAAGACTGAGCGGTGTTTCCTCAGCTCTTGAATAGGAAAACCACCATCTTTCTTTTAAAGCTGTTCCGGGGTTCAGCGGGAGGCATGGGTGATGCTTGGATATGAACAGTGGGATTTTGTGCACAGGAACcatgatatttttaatatataacatTAGAGGCAGCCTTCTTTCTTGCCTCTTCTGTCTGACAGCCCCACACTCATCCTCTCCCCTATCCAAGCCAGGcacctctccaccccaccctggcACCCCTGTGCCCGATGCCCCAGGGCTGTGTAAGCAGGAGGTCCCTGCTCCTTCAGCTTGTTTTTAGACTGGGGCTCCCTCAAGGGCAGCAGGTTGTTTCCTGCTAGCCGTGTTCTGTGCTCCAGTCCTCTGCTGTGCTGTGGGGTGCACACCTTACTCTGTCCACATCCCCTGACACCCCAGCCAGCACAGCAGCCACAGGTAGAAGACCCAACCACTGTTATTTgttgtggaggcaggaggagttgCGAGACAGTCCATGACGTCTAGGAAAATGCATAAGCTACTTAGTGTTCTGTAGTGACACTTGATACTTGACCAAGACTTTGAGTAACTTACATCACTCGTTCAAAACTGTGATTTTTGTCTCCTCTTTCCTATACTCCAGCCTTGGAGCATTTCCACCCCAGAGCCAGCATAGAGCTGACATCCTAGGGCTTGAGTTTGCTTTCTGGCTGAGGGGAGGTCATCCCAGCTTCTGCTCAGAGGGGTCTGAAATgtagcccccccacccccgccccaaggTCAACCTTTATGGCAGCTTCCTGGAGCCCCTCTCTGCCTTGGGACAGGCAGTAGGCCCTGTGACCTGGGGTGGTCTGGGGCTGGTAAGAGGAAGCCTGTGGCTCTGGCCTGGGTGTAGTGTCCATGCAGCACGACAGGGGAAAACCCAGCCCCTTCCCTCGCCCTgtcatttccttcctctcctcctctgctgAGCCAAGGAGGTCTGGGTGTCCTGAGAGCCCCAGACTGAGCAGTAAGAAGCCTGAGCTAGCAAATGACCACTTTAGTCACCCCACTGTAGCCTGGGgacccggacacatcctgtggccAGTGGTTGGCTGTCAGGGTGGGCTTTCCACTGAGCTGGGTAGGGCATTGCAGCCTGCTCCTCTGACACTGTAGGTGGGCTTCAGGGAGCTGCCTGCCAACCCCCCAGCACTGTTCTGGGCCCTGCTGAGGGTGAGCTCCAGCCTGGCCTGTTAcctccctgcctcagccctccACTCCTTGGCTGAGGGTGAGAGAGATGTCATCCTCAGCTGTAGAGGGAGTGGCCGAATGAAGACTGGTTCTCGCATTAAAGGAAGTTTAATTGTGCCAAAGCCTCTCATGCTCCCTTGTCTTTTCCTGGCCAAGGAGGCACCCCTGGAGCCTTGCAAGGGGTCCCCCAAGTTGTCCATAACCACCCATCTCCTGTGCATTGTTGGCGAGACtatctggaaactgaacttgatgGTGCACACccatagtctcagcacttgggatgtgGGGGGGAGGACCAAGCTACATGAGAGCCTGTCCCCAAAAATCTAAACACCAGTAGAGATTGATATCAGAATTATGCTGGGCCCACTTCCACATCTGCACATCATCACCTCCCTCAAGACCGCCACAGCTGTAGACAGACAGGATGGGCTCCCCTCCCTAGTGTCCTCAGACTGGGTTGTGGGATCCTGTAAACAAAGGTCCCAGGGCTCCGAGCTGCTTGGCTCCTCACTTGCCCCCAGGCAGGTTTGGAGCCAGCAGAGCCAGCTCTGAAGACGGCAGAGGCTGACAAAAATCCACAGTTCTGGGTGGGGTTGGTTAGAGCCAGCTGATGTCTCCGATAGGGGACCTGTTTATGACAAGAGAGGAAAGGATGACAAATTGGGAGTGACATGCCCGGAAGGGTGCAGATGGGAAGTAAGGCGGGGAGAGACAGCTCCAGGCAAGGTTGGGACAGAAGCCCGGAAAAACAGGTGTTTATCTTAGATCCAGAGCTGCCTCCAGGGTCTAGCTGCTGTGGCTAAGGCAGGCCTGATAGTCCAGGCACCTCAGACTTGACACCCCTGTGTGGTCTGCGGGGCTTGCCTGAACCTCAGCATGAGAGGGCAACACAGGCAGCAGTGGTAGCCAAGGAGATCAGACTGAAGTCTACCAACTCGGGTCCCATTCCTGAGGAGTGTCATGGAAACCCTTTTTAAAGCAAAGGTGATTTCTGAGTTGCCCAGCCCACTTCACCCTCAGCTGCCACTCAGGGTTAAAATGCTCCTGGAATGATTCAAAGCTGTCATTCCACCTGAGATTTTAGATGCTTGGGTCCCACAGAGATGCCCTGTGCTTGTTCAAGCTGGTAGTGCCAAAGGAAACAGGCCCAGGGAGCTCCCTGGAATGCTAGGACCCACCTTCACTCCACCCGTGGGACTCATGGTATACTATCTGTTCAGCGCCCATCTCTATGAGATGATACCCAGATGGTGCCCACTGGGTAAGAAGTTTAAGGCGGGgcggtgatggcacacgcctttaatcccagcacttgggaggcagaggcgggcggatttctgagttcgaggccagcctggtctacaaagtgagttccaggacagccagggctacacagagaaaccctgtcttgaaaaaccaaaaaaaagaaagaaagaaaaaaaggtttgAGAGCAAGTGAAGGCCTCCCCTTCTGCTGCCCCTGGACTCAGGTTTGGGTTTCATGATTCAGACTCCTCTGGGCCATGGTGGGAACTGAGGAAGAGATGTCCACTCAGAGGGCTGGCTCTTGCCCCGCCATTCCTTTCTTGTTCTCTAGAAGCCAGAATATATCAGGAAGCAAATCCTTGCCACCCTGCTCCCAACCCCTGGGATAAGAGGCCTTCAGGACAGTCTGCCATCCTAGCTCACAGCACCACACAAACCCAAGACCCCACAGGCCCAGAAGCCCACCTGCAGGCTGCACCTGCCAGCTGTTTAGTGAGCCGAGGTTTCCATTGTTAATCTGGTCATAGGATTGTCTGCAGCCAGTGGGCTAATATGACAGTGGGGGAAGAGGACCAGTGAGAGAAGGGTTCAgtagtttagagcactggctgcccttccagagcatCTGGTTTTgacttcccagcactcacatggcagctgacAACCATCTATATAACTTGTTTCAGGGGAACTGTCTTCTGACTTTCAAGACTACTCaaatgtggtatacagacataaatgctggcaaaacaccaatacacctCAAATAATAAAACAGAGGACAGCCAGCCATCGTTCCTGGCCTCTGCTTTCAAAACTTAAAGCTTCAAAGCTGGGGTGCTGACCAGTAagaaggcctgagttcaataCTCAGAACCCTATAAAAACCAATATGGCGGTGCATACTCATGACCCTTGTACTAGAGGCAGATACAAGCCGCAGATGTGACCGGCCAGCCAAGCCCATGAGCGGTCCTGTCTAAAGTGAGGTGAATAGTATCTGAGGAAGGATCCAGgactgcatgcacacatgcacctatacacacatatatctgcatgcacacatacacacaaagcttGTATGTATAGGACTGGATAAGACAATGGGTTTGATCTCTCACAGCACTGCAAACAAACCGTTATCATCTGTCAGCAGTTAGCAATTTTGACCAAAAAGCCCTATGTTTAAATCTGTCACTTGCTGGAGTCAAGCctgcctttttccttttaatcCTGTTCATTGGGCTCTGAGGAGACCATTGCTCAATGGCTTTCTTCTCTAGGCACCTTGGCTAGTCAGGGGGGTGAGGTATGTGGGGAGCATGTACCCCACCCAACACccagaacaaaacagaaggaCCCACCCTTCCCTGAAGTAGCTCAGACAGGGTGGCGCCTATGAGCTGCAGGGGTGTAGGGTAAGGGGGCTAGGGCCTGGCTTCCTGTGCACCCGGAGAGGCTGGTAATTGCAAAACCACATGGGCTGCTGCTGAACAGAGCAGAGCGTGGGAGCCCCTGTGGTGAGCTGGAGCAGCCAAGGGGAGGATTTGGGAAGCAAACCGAGGATGATGAAACCACCATATGTCCACCCATTTGGAGTGTTGGACATTTCACAGTTAATATCCAGAGTGCAGCAGGCAGGAATATGGTGTGGGAGCTGGCACAGGTTTAAATGTGAGGGGTCTCCGCTGACCCAAAGGAACCTTCAAACAAGCCCtgagcagcagaggcagggaTATTGGGCTCTCTGCCTCAGATGGCCCCATGTTATTCCTAGACAGAAATGTTATACAAACCAACTGGAGCCCCATGAGGAACCCATGCCACCAGGTTTCCCTTGTCCCAATCAGGTGCCTCTCTCCATTGTCCATAGAAGGTGTTCAGAGAGAGGGTAAGGAGACTTGCCCGCGGCAGTACACCTGGGCCACAGTAAGCAGACCCATGGGACCCCACAACCAGCCTCCGGTCCCCAGCTCTCCGGAGTCGAGGAGGACAGTCGCTCGTTCTTGGAATGCTGAACCACAGAGTTTTTGCGCTGCTTCTGAAACTGGGGCTAGGAGACTCAGCCGCCCCAAGGGGCATTTTAGATGAGCAACTGCAAGCCTAGACTCAGAAAGCCTGAAATGTGGCCACAAAAATTACCGGCACCTTTCCCCTGGCCCATCTTGTATCTGGGTTCCCTTCAGACTCAAAGGGTGTCAGAAACACCCAAGCATTCTGCCCCAAGTCCCTTCTCCTTCAGGGTCTGTCCCTTCTGGGAACTTTGTTTCTCTTGAGCCTGAGCTCTGAGGTGACACAATCCATTCTTTATCCAGAAGCTTTTATAGGAGCATTTACCAAGCCTGTCTAGGGAGGGCCTTGCCTTCTTCCATATGTCCCACAGCCCACAGTACCCTTTTGCTGCTGGCAATGGGGAATAGGCACTCAGGGTGCGGACTACAGGAAGAACCTAGAACTGTTTGTGTCACTGCCTCCTGGCCTCCCTGTGTCAACCTGTGAAGGAGGTAGATAATAATATAGCTGTCTGGTAGAGATCAGAGATCTGTGTCCACTTTGAAATGACAAGGAGCTCCTTAAGAGGGCAAGGCGCTATCTGTTGCCAGGGCCTCTCCCCGAGAGCTGGTGCCAGCACCTCCACCAGAGACTCTTGGGAGACAAGGGAGGGCTGCCGTGGAGCAGGTCCCTCCTGCAGACCTGGGTGAGCCTCCAGGAGGCAATGACCGCACAGTAAGCCCATGCTGTGAGAAGAAACAGAACGACAGTGGCCTGACTGCTCAGACTGGCTGGGGCTGGCACTCTGCGGCTGACAGATTCATTCATCCACTGGACTACATCATGAGCCAAGTATAGTGCTCTGCTGTGGGCAAGGCCAGGCCTCTGGCCTGGGAGCCTAGCTCAGAGATCAGAACAGAACCAATAGGATAAAGGGTGCCAGATCCTGGGGCTTCTCTGAGTGTTTAGGTTAGAAGCCTGGCCATGTGATGAAGCCAGAACAGGGTCCAGCAGACAGTGAGCCTTTAAGGACTTTTGGACATGTGATAGGGACCACTTAGCAGACAAGGAAGCAGCAGCTTGTAAAAACAGTGAGACAACTAATCCAGGTGCAGCTCAGGTGGGTGAGAGAGTCCCCTAGCATGAAGAAAGCCATGGATTCCCTAAAACTTCGTGGAACAGGTCCATGGGAGGAGGTAGAGGTGGAAGGACGAGATGTTCACCTATCTAGACTGTAGAGAATTAAATCCAGCCCAGGATACCCaggtttcaaaataaacaaaaaactaggaCAGAACCTAAAAGGACTGAGTGCCTGAGATGACTGGCGTGCccagttatttatttaattagtgAGACAAGGTCTTTATATATAGCCCGGGCtatcctaaaactcactatgtacaccaggctggccttgaactcagagatctttctgtctcttcagaGTACCGAGCCACCATATCCAGTCGGTGTGTTCAATTGAGTCCAGCTCTGGCCTTTCTCTCCCACTCTGGTATGGCATTGAAGCCTGCTTGGGGTTGGGATTTTCTCAGAATTCAGCTTTCAAAGAGGTTAAGGGTCTTGGGGAAGTTGATGCAAGGACCTTGCCAAGAGCGGAGGCCTGGGCAGTTGGCCCTTGACTGACCTTTGTGACTAGAGAATCAGCATTACAGGAAGGGTCCCAGCCTCCTAGTTCTCCATGACGACTTGCAAATACTAGACACTCATTCCTCCCCTAGTCTCTGGCGCCTCCTTGTGGCTTCTGTGGGCCCCAGCCCTGCCCTGTGCTGAGGAGGTTCAGAATCCCTGAGAGAGCCAGTAGGCTCCATCAATTCACCCTGTAATCTAAGAACTAGGAAGTTGAAGCAGTACGCCTGGGAATTCTGGGTCATTCTTGactacatagtgtgttccagaTCAGCCTAGTTTATATGAGAGGataaaaacaacaccaacaacaaaaaccgtAAATCCAAACTCCAGTCTGCCCTCCCTGACCCTCCCTTGGCAGTGCCATGGCATTGAATTTGAATCCTGAGTCTCTTTCCCAGCCTGATAGATCTGGAAAGAAATATATGCCTGTGTTTTCCCCATTTCAAATTGTGGACCTCATGGAGAAGGGGCTTCTGTAAAGATCAAATGAGAGACCTacagtggttggttggtttttttttttttttttttttgttttgttttttttttacagggtttctctgtatagccctggctgtcctggaacttactctgaagaccaggctggcctggatcccagagatctacctgtttttgcctcccaagtactgggattaaaggcgtgcactccCACACCACCACCCCAACATAACCCCTGTAATGTTTCTAGACCCCGTTAGATGGGATTTGGGTGTCCCACTCACTTTGCCCctgcaaacattcagaatgcttCCTCCCTCAACGCTGATGACTCGATCCTGTCAAGGTCTTCAGCTTGCAGTCTGGAAGGAGAGGCAAGCCCTCTAAGTAGGCCTTTAAACAAGTTGTTCAAAAGACACCAGAGCACCCTTCTCTTTGGTATCTGGCCTGTCACCATCAAGACCAACACAGATGGCCAGAAATAAAAAACCTCCCTGGACACAGCCAGCACCTCCACCTCCTTTGCCTCCATCAGCACATCTCAAACTTCTTGTGCCCTCCACGTTCCAGTTCAGGGCCTTGTTCCCGCCAAAGCCTTGAAAATCAGTCCCATCTAGGTCCACACGAGAATCTAGTTTCAGAGACCCCCTACCCTCAGCCTTCCAAAGCCGCAGTGTATTCATGCTAAATGAGTGTGCCCATCCTACCTCAACTACATGTCTCTGGGTTAGTTTTAAGGATTTAAAGGAGATCAGAAACTTTTGGGGGTAGATGGGTGTGTTGCCTTAGCGCCGCTTTCAAACCGAGGCCAGAGCGGACTACAACTCCCATCCGGCTTCAGGGCCGCAACCGTCCCTAGCCCCTCTGGCCTGGCTAAGGGACAGGCCGCTGGCCGGGTCCCGCGGGAAGTTGCGCTAGGCTCTGTCTAGGTTAGTGTCTCATGAGGGTCTAGGTGGCGCTGGGACTGGGGTGGCACCGTGATCAGAGGGGCCTTTTGCGACCCCAACGGACCCCCTCCAACCCCGCCCAGGAGTTACTTTTCGTGGCCCGCCCTCCCACTTCCTGGACGAGGGTCGGCCCCGCCCCCGCGCGCCTCCGCCTTCCCACCTTCACCTTCAGCCGCGGCTCCCATTGGCCGGCGCGCACCTGCCCGTCCGTCGGGGGCGGGCTTGGAGGGCGGGGCGGGCGACCAGGTGAAGGAGCGCGGGTGGCGACCGAGGAAGGTGACAGCggggagggcgggagggaggggggaagccgCGCAGAACGAGCCACGGGACCACAGACGGACCGCCGGGCGGACGGACGGACGGGGCATGCGGGCGGCCTGGCTCTAGCCCGGGTTTCGGGGCTCCAGCGGCAGCCATGGAGCAGCGGCTGCGTGCGCTGGAGCAGCTGGTACGGGGCGAAGCTGGTGGCAGCCCAGGGCTCGACGGCCTCCTGGATCTGCTGCTGGGGGTGCACCAAGAGCTCAGCAGCGCCCCCCTGCGCCGGGAGCGTAACGTGGCGCAGTTTCTGAGCTGGGGTGAGTGGTCCGGGCAACACCCGGGAAGGGAAGCTGGAGGGACGACAACACCTGGAGCTTTGTGCCCCCAGACCTTTTCCCGGGAGTGGCATATTCCTGAAACTTCCTCATTGTGCTGTATCTAACGCTTGCCGTTGGTCTCCACAGCCCGCTCGCTCACCTGCACCTTACTTCAAACTCCCAGAGACAGGTACATAAGGTACACTTCCCACATACCCTGCTACAGACCCCAGACATGTTGCCAATACACATCTTTCACAACGGTCACCTCATGCTCTACCTAGAACATACATTTAGGCGGACACCGTTTTGTGTGACATAAACATACAGACTTTCTCTATTTCCTCCGTTCTTCAAGAGGACGGGCACTTTGTTCTAGGACCCCTCTCACCTGTCACACACTCAAAAGTCCTCGTCCTTCACCTTGCAGACAAGTCTCCTTACTTCAATCCCTAGCCGGGACCAAGAACCAACCTCAACCCCTTTGGAGGATTTGGGGTCTTGTTAGAAG
This genomic stretch from Mus musculus strain C57BL/6J chromosome 19, GRCm38.p6 C57BL/6J harbors:
- the Ehd1 gene encoding EH domain-containing protein 1, producing the protein MFSWVSKDARRKKEPELFQTVAEGLRQLYAQKLLPLEEHYRFHEFHSPALEDADFDNKPMVLLVGQYSTGKTTFIRHLIEQDFPGMRIGPEPTTDSFIAVMHGPTEGVVPGNALVVDPRRPFRKLNAFGNAFLNRFMCAQLPNPVLDSISIIDTPGILSGEKQRISRGYDFAAVLEWFAERVDRIILLFDAHKLDISDEFSEVIKALKNHEDKIRVVLNKADQIETQQLMRVYGALMWSLGKIINTPEVVRVYIGSFWSHPLLIPDNRKLFEAEEQDLFKDIQSLPRNAALRKLNDLIKRARLAKVHAYIISSLKKEMPNVFGKESKKKELVNNLGEIYQKIEREHQISSGDFPSLRKMQELLQTQDFSKFQALKPKLLDTVDDMLANDIARLMVMVRQEESLMPSQAVKGGAFDGTMNGPFGHGYGEGAGEGIDDVEWVVGKDKPTYDEIFYTLSPVNGKITGANAKKEMVKSKLPNTVLGKIWKLADVDKDGLLDDEEFALANHLIKVKLEGHELPADLPPHLIPPSKRRHE